One window of the Pyrus communis chromosome 17, drPyrComm1.1, whole genome shotgun sequence genome contains the following:
- the LOC137721847 gene encoding uncharacterized protein has product MASPSLYPVVDDNDLNDAALWAVIDSAAASHSYSKSKPQPRKPHAIKYPNYPRSSPVSKPSPPPKLFKSAARLDSPADSDSKSSASEGVVIEEPWPFHPPSKIARSSSSEMNDTSPLVVVRNVQRTTPTTPTTPFYSSLETHLSPGIGNFASPVSHAQREERDNSPVAVHSMSGRFPSVSLFKEYQNAAMAILEKTDYTMISGHPFIKKSGWRKISFYFNLSFEIKDKTIEFDENRNVLRAEFVVRAHMQGGRFSDGWGACDRREKRFNKPNHDIPSTAETRAKSKASQDLLGIGDYRPGASQFNH; this is encoded by the exons ATGGCCTCCCCGAGCCTCTACCCCGTCGTGGACGACAATGACCTAAACGACGCCGCTCTGTGGGCCGTCATCGACTCCGCCGCCGCCTCCCACTCCTACTCCAAATCCAAACCCCAACCCCGCAAGCCCCACGCTATCAAATACCCAAACTACCCTCGCTCCTCCCCAGTCTCAAAACCTTCTCCTCCGCCGAAGCTCTTCAAGAGCGCTGCAAGGCTCGACTCCCCGGCCGACTCCGACTCCAAGTCATCCGCATCAGAAGGCGTGGTCATCGAGGAACCCTGGCCGTTTCATCCCCCGAGCAAGATCGCGCGGTCCTCTTCTTCCGAAATGAACGACACTAGTCCTCTTGTCGTAGTTCGAAATGTGCAGCGCACGACGCCTACCACTCCTACGACGCCGTTTTATTCGTCGCTGGAAACGCACTTGTCGCCGGGGATCGGGAATTTTGCGAGCCCTGTGAGCCATGCgcagagagaggagagggaTAATAGCCCTGTAGCTGTTCATAGCATGTCCGGGAGGTTCCCTTCCGTCTCTTTGTTCAAGGAGTATCAGAATGCAGCTATGGCG ATTCTGGAGAAAACAGATTACACTATGATTTCTGGGCATCCTTTCATTAAAAAGTCAG GTTGGAGGAAGATATCATTTTACTTCAATCTCTCTTTTGAGATCAAGGACAAGACCATTGAGTTCGATGAGAATCGAAATGTTCTGCGCGCTGAATTTGTGGTTCGGGCACACATGCA GGGTGGTAGGTTCTCAGATGGATGGGGTGCATGCGACCGGCGTGAGAAGAGATTCAATAAACCGAATCATGATATTCCGAGCACAGCGGAGACCAGGGCTAAAAGCAAAGCATCCCAG GATCTGCTAGGAATCGGAGATTACCGACCGGGCGCAAGTCAGTTCAACCATTAA